The Musa acuminata AAA Group cultivar baxijiao unplaced genomic scaffold, Cavendish_Baxijiao_AAA HiC_scaffold_1112, whole genome shotgun sequence genome includes a window with the following:
- the LOC135666618 gene encoding DNA-directed RNA polymerase subunit beta'-like, translated as MELAKHFIRTNVEPEWMVLCLLPVLPPELRPIIQIDGGKLMSSDINELYRRVIYRNNTLTDLLATSRSTPGELVMCQEKLVQEAVDTLLDNGIRGQPMRDGHNKVYKSFSDVIEGKEGRFRETLLGKRVDYSGRSVIVVGPSLSLHQCGLPREIAIELFQTFVIRGLIRQHVASNIGIAKSKIREKEPIVWEILQEVMRGHPVLLNRAPTLHRLGIQAFQPFLVEGRAICLHPLVCKGFNADFDGDQMAVHVPLSLEAQAEARLLMFSHMNLLSPAIGDPISVPTQDMLIGLYLLTIGNRRGICANRYNPYRYSCGNYQNKKVDNKKNDYRYTEKKEPYFSSSYDALGAYQQKRISLDSPLWLRWRLDQRVIGSREVPIEVQYESLGTYHEIYGHYLIEGSVTKEIRCIYIRTTLGHISFYREIEEAIQGFCRAYSYAI; from the coding sequence atggaattagctaaacattttattcgaacaaatgtagaaccagaatggatggttttgtgcttattaccagttcttcctcccgagttgagaccaatcattcagatagatgggggtaaactaatgagttcggatattaatgaactctatagacgagttatctatcggaataatactcttaccgatctattagcaacaagtagatctacgccaggggaattagtaatgtgtcaggagaaattggtacaagaggccgtggatacacttcttgataatgggatccgtggacaaccaatgagggatggtcataataaaGTTTACAAGTCATTTTCAGATGTAATTGAAGGCAAAGAGGGAAGATTTCGTGAGACTCTGCTTGGTAAACGTGTCGATTATTCGGGACGTTCCGTCATTGTCGTGGGTCCTTCGCTTTCATTACATCAGTGTGGATTACCTCGAGAAATAGCAATAGAGCTTTTCCAAACATTTGTAATTCGTGGTCTAATCAGACAACATGTTGCTTCTAACATAGGAATTGCTAAAAGTAAAATTCGGGAAAAAGAACCCATTGTATGGGAAATACTTCAAGAAGTTATGCGGGGGCATCCTGTATTATTGAATAGAGCACCCACCCTGCACAGATTAGGCATACAGGCGTTCCAACCCTTTTTAGTGGAGGGACGCGCTATTTGTTTACATCCATTAGTTTGTAAGGGTTTCAATGCAGactttgatggggatcaaatggctgttcatgtacctttatctttggaagctcaagcggaggctcgtttacttatgttttctcatatgaatctcttgtctccagctattggggatcctatttccgtaccaactcaagatatgcttatcggactctatttattaacgatcgggaatcgtcgaggtatttgtgcaaataggtataatccatatagatatagttgcggaaactaccaaaataaaaaggttgacaataaaaaaaatgactataggtatacggaaaAGAAAGAACCCTATTTTTCTAGTTCCTATGATGCACTTGGAGCTTATCAACAGAAACGAATTAGTTTAGATAGTCCTTTGTGGCTCCGATGGAGACTAGATCAACGTGTCATTGGCTCAAGAGAAGTTCCCATCGAAGTTCAATATGAATCTTTGGGTacttatcatgagatttatgggcactatctaatagaaggaagtgtaacaaaggaaatccgttgtatatacattcgaactactcttggtcatatttctttttatcggGAAATAGAAGAAGCCATACAGGGGTTTTGTCGAGCCTACTCATACGCTATCTAA
- the LOC135666617 gene encoding ATP synthase subunit alpha, chloroplastic gives MVTLRADEISNIIRERIEQYSREIKIVNTGTVLQVGDGIARVHGLDEVMAGELVEFQEGTIGIALNLESNNVGVVLMGDGLMIQEGSSVKATGRIAQIPVSEGYLGRVINALAKPIDGRGEISASESRLIESPAPGIISRRSVYEPLQTGLIAIDSMIPIGRGQRELIIGDRQTGKTAVATDTILNQKGQNVICVYVAIGQKASSVAQVVTTFREKGAMEYTIVVAETADSPATLQYLAPYTGAALAEFFMYRGQHTLIIYDDLSKQAQAYRQMSLLLRRPPGREAYPGDVFYLHSRLLERAAKSNSSLGEGSMTALPIVETQSGDVSAYIPTNVISITDGQIFLSADLFNAGIRPAINVGISVSRVGSAAQIKAMKQVAGKSKLELAQFTELEAFAQFASDLDKATQNQLARGQRLRELLKQSQSDPLAVEEQIATIYTGANGYLDPLEIGQVKKFLSQLRSYLKNNKPKFQEIISSTKTFTEEVEFLLKEAIQEQIELFLLQEQT, from the coding sequence atggtaacccttcgagccgacgaaattagtaatattattcgtgagcgtattgaacaatatagtagagaaataaagattgtgaataccggtaccgtacttcaagtaggcgacggaattgctcgtgttcatggtcttgatgaagtaatggcaggtgaattagtagagtttcaagagggtacaataggcattgctctgaatttggaatcaaataatgttggcgttgtattaatgggtgatggtttgatgatacaagagggaagttccgtaaaagcaacaggacgaattgctcagatacctgtgagtgagggttatttgggtcgtgttataaatgctctggctaaacctattgatgggagaggtgaaatttcagcttctgaatctcggttaattgaatctcctgccccaggtattatttctagacgttctgtatatgagcctcttcaaacggggcttattgccattgattcgatgatccctataggacgcggtcagcgagaattaattattggggacagacagaccggcaaaacagccgtagccacagatacgattctcaatcaaaaaggtcaaaatgtaatatgtgtttatgtagctattggtcaaaaagcatcttctgtggctcaggtagtgactactttccgggaaaagggggcgatggaatatactattgtggtagccgaaacggcggattcacctgctacattacaatacctcgctccttatacgggagcggctctggctgagttttttatgtatcgtggacaacatactttaataatttatgatgatctctccaaacaggcacaagcttatcgccaaatgtctcttctattaagaagacctcccggtcgtgaagcttatccaggagatgttttttatttgcattcacgacttttggaaagagccgctaaatcaaattctagtttaggtgaaggaagtatgaccgctttaccgatagttgagactcaatctggagacgtttcagcttatattcctactaatgtaatttccattacagatggacaaatattcttatctgccgatctattcaatgctggaatccgacctgctattaatgtgggtatttccgtttccagagtaggatccgcagctcaaattaaagccatgaaacaagtagccggcaaatcaaaattggaactagcgcaattcacagagttagaagcctttgcacaattcgcttctgatctcgataaagctactcagaatcaattggcaagaggtcaacgattacgcgagttgcttaaacaatcccaatcagaccctctcgcagtggaagaacagatagctactatttataccggagcgaatggatatcttgatccgctagaaattggacaggtaaagaaatttctcagtcagttacgtagctacttaaaaaacaataaacctaaatttcaagaaattatatcttctaccaagacattcaccgaggaagtagaatttcttttgaaggaagctattcaagaacagatcgaactgtttttacttcaggaacaaacataa
- the LOC135666616 gene encoding photosystem II protein D1, with protein sequence MTAILERRESTSLWGRFCNWITSTENRLYIGWFGVLMIPTLLTATSVFIIAFIAAPPVDIDGIREPVSGSLLYGNNIISGAIIPTSAAIGLHFYPIWEAASVDEWLYNGGPYELIVLHFLLGVACYMGREWELSFRLGMRPWIAVAYSAPVAAATAVFLIYPIGQGSFSDGMPLGISGTFNFMIVFQAEHNILMHPFHMLGVAGVFGGSLFSAMHGSLVTSSLIRETTENESANAGYRFGQEEETYNIVAAHGYFGRLIFQYASFNNSRSLHFFLAAWPVIGIWFTSLGISTMAFNLNGFNFNQSVVDSQGRVINTWADIINRANLGMEVMHERNAHNFPLDLAAVEVSSTNG encoded by the coding sequence ATGACTGCAATTTTAGAGAGACGCGAAAGTACAAGCCTATGGGGTCGTTTCTGCAACTGGATAACCAGCACTGAAAACCGTCTTTATATTGGGtggttcggtgttttgatgatccctaccttattgaccgcaacttctgtatttattatcgccttcattgctgctcctccagtagatattgatggtattcgtgaacctgtttctggttctctactttatgGAAATAATATTATCTCTGGTGCTATTATTCCTACTTCTGCAGCTATAGGTTTACATTTTTACCCAATCTGGGAAGCAGCATCTGTTGATGAGTGGTTATACAATGGTGGTCCTTATGAGCTAATTGTTCTACACTTCTTACTTGGTGTAGCTTGTTACATGGGTCGTGAGTGGGAACTTAGTTTCCGTCTGGGTATGCGTCCTTGGATTGCTGTTGCATATTCAGCTCCTGTTGCAGCTGCTACTGCTGTTTTCTTGATCTACCCTATTGGTCAAGGAAGTTTCTCTGATGGTATGCCTTTAGGAATATCTGGTACTTtcaacttcatgattgtattccaggcaGAACACAACATCCTTATGCATCCATTTCACATGTTAGGTGTAGCTGGTGTATTCGGCGGCTCCCTATTCAGTGCTATGCATGGTTCCTTGGTAACCTCTAGTTTGATCAGGGAAACCACTGAAAACGAATCTGCTAACGCAGGTTACAGATTCGGTCAAGAGGAAGAGACTTATAATATCGTAGCTGCTCATGGTTATTTTGGCCGATTGATCTTCCAATATGCTAGTTTCAACAACTCTCGTTCTTTACATTTCTTCTTGGCTGCTTGGCCTGTAATTGGTATCTGGTTCACTTCTTTAGGTATTAGCACCATGGCTTTCAACCTAAATGGTTTCAATTTCAACCAATCCGTAGTTGACAGTCAGGGTCGTGTCATTAACACTTGGGCTGATATCATCAACCGTGCTAACCTTGGTATGGAAGTAATGCATGAACGTAATGCTCACAACTTCCCTCTAGACCTAGCTGCTGTCGAAGTTTCATCTACAAATGGATAA